The Sporosarcina sp. Te-1 DNA window TCCAGCCCGATGCTTCCATCTCTTCCACAATTGGCTTCATCACATATCGCAAAGGTGTCGCATCATAACCAGACGCCATATTTTCCCATGCTTCTTTGTATTCCTGCTTCACCTTTCCTTGTTCATCGAAGACGGGTGTTTTCACTGTGCCTCGCAAAATCGTGTTGAACATACTGACGAAATAAGTCTCCAGAAGTTGAGTAAGAGCTGAATCGTCTTCGACACTGGTTAAGGTATGCTCCATGCCTCTTAACATATCAACAGACTCCTCCAACGGATACACCAACTCACCTGCGACTATATACGGCGCCTCCGTCATCATATCCAGATATCCCATTGTGTCAGGGTGCAGCAAGGGTACAATCTGTTCATGTGTTTTAGAAGAATAGTACTTAGCAAAGAACTGTTCGCCATACGAATCCACGTCAGATTGCAAATGGATCGACTGTTCCTTCATCGTGTCCAGGATATTTTGAAGACGTTTTGGGAACGCCCCCTTACTCATCCCGATCATATATGCTTTGTCTAGAGATGGATCCACTTCATATGCTTGCAGCACTTCATCATGATCCTCTAAAATCCCATCATAAATCGCAGTGAGGCGCTCCACTTTTTCTTTGTAGGTGTTGATAAACTCAAGGCTGCCCTGTTCATCTTCTGTTAATGGAGCTGATTTCAGGTCCTCCACCATTTCAGACGGTGTTTTTATATTCTCCACTGCTCGATTATAAACTTCCATGAGCCGACCTTCCGGATTGCCATCTTGCCCTACTGTCGACAAGTATGAATCGAGATTTAAGATAGATAACGGACTATATAAATCAAAATTATCAAAGTCCTGCTTCTCCAATTTCAACAAAACTCTTCTCTTCTCTCTTTCCGCCTCATAATCCTTTTTCAGTTTCTCTATAAACTGATCGAGTTCTTCAGACGAAACTGGTTCTTCATCTGTATTTTTTTGATCCGCAACATATAATCCGCCAATCAAGCTAATGATCAGAATGCTTGCTATGCCCACGACCCAAACTACGACTTGCTGGTTAATCTTTTTCCGCCTTCCAGTCGGACTTTCAGGTCTTTTCGTTTCAGCCTCAAGTTTTTGGAGAACCGTGTTTGGATCAAACGTCGAAGGAACGCGCTCATACGACTTTTTCAGCAATTCCATCCGTTTTTCAAAACGATCATTGTCCATTGGAAGCACCTCCTGATTGCAAGCTGATCTCTTTTTTGAGCAGTTCTTTCGCTCTGAAGATTCTCGTCTTGACCGCCGGCATGGTCATGTTCAAAATATCCGCGATTTGTTGGTAACTAATATCTTGAAAATAAAAGAGAATTAGCGGAATGCGATATTTTTCATCCAATCGGATCATAGCTTCATGCAATTCCCGATCTTCTTCAAATAGGAAGACTTGGTCCTCTGCAGAAGGCTCGCTGGAATCGAACCGATTTATTACGAACCGCTCTCGCTTCAGTTTTTCTCGTCCTTCTTTCCGGTAATAGTCCCGTGTTGCATTCAATGTGATCTTATAGAGCCACGTCGTAAAGCGCTGCTGGTTAAATTGGGGGAGGAACCGATACAATTTGATGAATACTTCTTGCGTCACATCGCCGATATCATCTAGCCGCACACCACATTGAAACGCAAACTTTTCAACCGTTCGATAATATTTCGTCATCAATTCGCCGTAGGCCGCTTGATCCCCCTCTTGGGCTTTGGCTATCAGTTCAGACTCATCCATTTTTCTTCCCCCGTTCTCTCTCTTGCTGGTGATACGATGGCAAGCGCTGAAATGTTTCAAAATATAATTCAATAAAAAAAGCATCTGCCAGTGGCAGATGCGGAGTACATGTTTTCTATATTAGATTAGACTATACATTTCGCTTCATATTTGATGGCCAACAATTTATATGCAATTTGCATACAATGTTCGAGCGGAATCCATAATTCATAAGAGTGTTCATAAATCTCGCGGATCCGTTTAGCCAAGTCTGTCGGATGATCAAGCACTTGAAGTTCTGCGACTACATCCGCAATTTCCAAGTCATATGCATGTGTACCGGCATCGAATGGATCCCATTCTTCAAGAAGCGCCACTGCTTTTTTATTCATCTCAATTGTTTGCACGACAGGTCACCTTATTTTTCTTTTCTCCTATTTATGATAGCATAGTATAGTCAAAGAAAAAAGGAAAGAGGGATTTTCATTGAAAGCATTTGAACATGTGATCGATCGTCGAAATACCCGCTCCGTCAAATGGGGAAATATGGAGGCTGTGTACGGGATAGAAGACGCATCTGAAATCTTGCCGATGTGGATTGCAGACATGGATTTCACGGCACCGGAACCAGTGATCGAAGCTATGCGTGAACGGCTGGATCATGGCGTCTTCGGATATTCATACATATGCAAGGGCTGTAAGGATGCTGTGCGTGAATGGCTTTCTGCACGTCATGGATGGGAGACGAAAAATGAGTGGATGTTATTCCATCATGGCGTCGTCCCGGCCATTGCTACCGTCGTGGAGACTTTTACGAAGGAAAGCGACAACATCCTGATTACACCGCCTGTTTATCCGCCGTTCTTCAATGTGCCAGGCCATCAGAACCGAAACATTGTGGAGTGTGTATTGAAAGAGGTAGAGGGCCATTACTCGATCGATTTTTCGGAATTCGAAAACTCTTTAAAACAAAATGTGAAGTTATTTATCCTCTGCAATCCGCATAATCCAGGCGGTATTGTTTGGAAAGAGGAAGAACTGAAAGAAATTCTTCGTCTCTGCAATAAATATGAGGTACTCATCCTATCGGATGAAATCCATGCTGATCTCGTATTTGCCGACAGCCAACACATTCCACTGGCAAAACTGGCTGAAACGGAAGGCGGCCGTATCATTACCTGCGTCGCTCCGACAAAGACATTCAACCTAGCCGGCGTCCAGGCAGCTGTCATGATCGCCGAGGATAACGATCTCCATGAAGCCCTCGTAAAAAATGCCTTGGCACATGGGCAAATGGAATTAAACTCTTTTGCAGCATCCGCATTAACTGCTGCCTATAAAGAAGGCGGTCCTTGGTTGGACGAACTGTTAGAAGTCGTTTCAAGCAATATGGATTATGTAAAAGAAGAGCTCGAATCGAACGTGCCCGGTGTTAAGATTGTCAAGCCGGAGGCAACGTATCTATTGTGGATCGACTATCGAGGAACAGGCTTGGATGAGAAGGATATG harbors:
- a CDS encoding RNA polymerase sigma factor, with amino-acid sequence MDESELIAKAQEGDQAAYGELMTKYYRTVEKFAFQCGVRLDDIGDVTQEVFIKLYRFLPQFNQQRFTTWLYKITLNATRDYYRKEGREKLKRERFVINRFDSSEPSAEDQVFLFEEDRELHEAMIRLDEKYRIPLILFYFQDISYQQIADILNMTMPAVKTRIFRAKELLKKEISLQSGGASNGQ
- a CDS encoding MalY/PatB family protein, giving the protein MKAFEHVIDRRNTRSVKWGNMEAVYGIEDASEILPMWIADMDFTAPEPVIEAMRERLDHGVFGYSYICKGCKDAVREWLSARHGWETKNEWMLFHHGVVPAIATVVETFTKESDNILITPPVYPPFFNVPGHQNRNIVECVLKEVEGHYSIDFSEFENSLKQNVKLFILCNPHNPGGIVWKEEELKEILRLCNKYEVLILSDEIHADLVFADSQHIPLAKLAETEGGRIITCVAPTKTFNLAGVQAAVMIAEDNDLHEALVKNALAHGQMELNSFAASALTAAYKEGGPWLDELLEVVSSNMDYVKEELESNVPGVKIVKPEATYLLWIDYRGTGLDEKDMMEKLLTKGKLALEPGTKYGEAGRGFLRMNVATPRSVVEDGVKRFIRALA
- a CDS encoding DUF1871 family protein, with product MQTIEMNKKAVALLEEWDPFDAGTHAYDLEIADVVAELQVLDHPTDLAKRIREIYEHSYELWIPLEHCMQIAYKLLAIKYEAKCIV